The proteins below come from a single Vibrio diazotrophicus genomic window:
- a CDS encoding LysR family transcriptional regulator: MNLSQLEAFCTIADTGSVSEAARQLECNRTKLSMSIKALEKELGVELFQRSGNNVTLSEAGKAIYKDCESVLITATRIRRTCSQVSSEFAAEMWIARDDSLPDSLWQDLAHKLNNLFPNTSFNLFLASSGDLANMVATQQVDFAFGVDYERLDDPRITYQPLGKIRMMSVCKATHPLAKLKRVADEELRKSMQAVMVYLNEKDNPSLEPFSRRYIGFSSFEYILNTILTENAWGVLPEPLIRHYLREQRLSVIKHTYGLTQEDYCMFSTSGTAENPAMVWLADKISDYLFDF; encoded by the coding sequence ATGAACCTGTCGCAACTTGAAGCTTTTTGTACCATCGCTGATACCGGCTCTGTCTCAGAAGCCGCGCGACAGTTGGAGTGCAACCGAACCAAGTTAAGTATGTCGATTAAAGCGCTGGAAAAGGAACTCGGGGTTGAATTGTTTCAACGCTCAGGGAACAACGTCACGCTTTCTGAAGCCGGAAAAGCAATCTATAAAGACTGCGAAAGTGTCCTGATCACAGCGACGCGAATTCGTCGTACCTGCTCTCAGGTTTCCAGTGAATTTGCAGCTGAAATGTGGATTGCCCGTGATGACTCTCTTCCAGACTCACTATGGCAAGATCTCGCGCACAAGCTGAACAACTTGTTTCCCAACACTTCATTTAACTTGTTTTTGGCTTCCAGTGGCGACCTAGCCAATATGGTGGCAACACAACAAGTAGATTTTGCCTTCGGTGTTGATTACGAACGACTGGATGACCCAAGAATTACATACCAGCCACTGGGTAAGATCCGCATGATGTCTGTGTGCAAAGCGACACATCCACTTGCCAAACTTAAACGAGTGGCGGATGAAGAACTTCGTAAGTCAATGCAGGCGGTGATGGTATATCTGAATGAAAAAGATAACCCGAGCCTTGAACCCTTCTCTCGTCGTTATATCGGCTTTTCCAGCTTCGAATACATTCTGAATACTATCTTGACTGAAAACGCTTGGGGGGTATTACCAGAACCATTGATCCGCCACTATCTTCGTGAACAACGCCTTTCCGTGATTAAACATACGTACGGGCTGACCCAAGAAGACTATTGTATGTTCAGCACATCTGGAACCGCAGAAAACCCAGCGATGGTCTGGTTAGCTGACAAGATCAGTGATTATCTGTTTGATTTCTAA
- a CDS encoding class I SAM-dependent DNA methyltransferase produces the protein MAHDWDEYAPDWEKDESTTVFAQNVFQQLQKLINVEGKHVLDFGCGTGLLTQLISPLAKDIVALDGSEAMIEELDKKELSNVEPVVDHLTRGLVAQHPAFRKQFDLVVASSVCGFVSDFQEVAVIIHSLLDKDGLFVHWDWLVDDSDPEYGLSQSDIESALSNAGFSEVTTSIAFELNTPQGLKPVVMGVGRK, from the coding sequence ATGGCACACGATTGGGACGAATACGCACCTGACTGGGAAAAAGACGAATCGACAACCGTTTTTGCGCAAAACGTATTCCAACAACTTCAAAAATTGATAAACGTAGAAGGGAAGCACGTGCTGGATTTCGGTTGTGGGACAGGTTTGCTGACTCAACTGATTTCTCCATTGGCAAAAGATATCGTCGCATTAGATGGCTCTGAAGCCATGATTGAAGAACTTGATAAAAAAGAATTAAGCAATGTGGAGCCTGTTGTCGACCATTTAACTCGTGGTTTGGTTGCTCAACATCCAGCATTTCGCAAACAGTTTGACTTAGTCGTTGCTTCTTCAGTGTGTGGTTTTGTTTCTGATTTCCAAGAAGTCGCGGTGATTATTCACTCTCTACTTGATAAAGATGGATTATTTGTTCACTGGGATTGGCTGGTTGATGATTCAGATCCTGAATATGGTTTAAGCCAATCAGATATTGAAAGTGCTCTGTCGAATGCGGGGTTCTCTGAAGTAACAACGAGTATTGCTTTTGAGTTGAATACGCCTCAGGGACTGAAACCCGTCGTCATGGGCGTAGGACGTAAATAG
- a CDS encoding tetratricopeptide repeat protein: MNIIGMAIGALGLSFILIFVWMISLSVRRKRLEEEKREREESYRRALERTREEERKERLFQAESGHIPTILYLAKEAERKNLREALFWYEKAAQFDNINGMHGVVRICNRMRDDMILREKSRFWQLYIDALDGDLQAKYETGRAFISGHGIEVNVVKGLGMVQEAAERKHIEAIIFMGDWCVSKDNITPSPGDSTYWYSKAAKRNSLEGMMKLGLNYLKGVGVPANHEKACYWLERASEKGHAESMYHAAEAWIDRGANGNSIAYIWLYLSAHFGFEPARTLRDKVGSNMGVNSVVGLQALARPLQKKIATGKVNKHSIIRALNKLYKRKIPVPMKGEVLDDSEIAENASETLLEELEAIDEFDELELVLPQGIEQSEEPKAQEQSKKPDFTNTTMDKHS; encoded by the coding sequence ATGAATATTATTGGTATGGCCATCGGCGCATTAGGCCTGTCTTTCATCCTGATTTTTGTTTGGATGATTTCTCTTTCAGTACGAAGGAAAAGACTGGAAGAAGAAAAGAGAGAGCGAGAGGAATCCTATCGTAGGGCGCTTGAGCGTACGCGAGAAGAAGAGCGCAAAGAACGTTTGTTTCAAGCGGAATCTGGTCATATTCCAACAATATTGTATTTAGCAAAAGAAGCCGAAAGAAAGAACTTGAGAGAGGCGCTGTTTTGGTACGAAAAAGCCGCTCAGTTCGACAATATTAATGGTATGCATGGTGTCGTTCGTATCTGCAATAGAATGCGTGACGACATGATTTTACGAGAAAAAAGCCGCTTTTGGCAGCTCTATATCGATGCATTAGATGGCGACTTACAAGCGAAATATGAGACTGGTCGGGCGTTTATCTCTGGGCATGGAATAGAAGTTAACGTCGTTAAAGGCCTGGGAATGGTTCAGGAAGCGGCGGAAAGAAAGCATATTGAAGCCATTATCTTTATGGGTGACTGGTGTGTTTCCAAAGACAACATTACGCCATCACCGGGTGATTCAACTTACTGGTACTCGAAAGCAGCAAAAAGAAACAGCCTTGAAGGGATGATGAAACTGGGGCTCAATTACCTGAAAGGTGTGGGTGTTCCAGCCAACCATGAAAAGGCTTGTTACTGGTTGGAGCGAGCTTCGGAAAAAGGTCATGCAGAATCAATGTACCATGCAGCAGAAGCGTGGATAGATAGAGGTGCAAACGGCAACTCTATCGCTTACATCTGGTTGTATTTGTCTGCTCACTTTGGCTTTGAACCTGCAAGAACGTTACGCGATAAAGTGGGCAGCAATATGGGTGTCAACTCGGTTGTCGGGTTACAAGCTTTAGCAAGACCATTGCAAAAGAAAATCGCAACAGGGAAAGTCAATAAGCACTCGATTATTCGCGCTCTGAATAAGCTGTATAAACGTAAAATTCCGGTACCCATGAAAGGTGAAGTATTAGATGACAGCGAGATTGCAGAGAATGCGAGTGAAACCTTGCTTGAAGAGCTAGAGGCGATAGATGAGTTCGATGAGTTGGAGCTCGTATTGCCACAAGGTATAGAACAAAGCGAAGAGCCTAAGGCGCAAGAGCAGTCTAAAAAGCCGGACTTCACCAATACTACAATGGATAAGCATTCCTAA
- the nagB gene encoding glucosamine-6-phosphate deaminase produces MRLIPLNNKAQVGKWAAAHIVKRINAFKPTAERPFVLGLPTGSTPLETYKALIELYNAGEVSFKHVVTFNMDEYVGLPADHPESYRTFMYTNFFNHVDIQEQNINLLDGTSDDHDAVCKRYEEKIKSYSKINLFMGGVGNDGHIAFNEPASSLSSRTRIKTLTEDTRIANSRFFGGDVSQVPKYALTIGVGTLLDAEELLILAMGHNKALAVEAAVEGCVNHLWTVSALQLHPKAIIVCDDQATQELKVKTVRYFNELEAENIKGF; encoded by the coding sequence ATGAGACTTATCCCACTGAACAACAAAGCACAAGTCGGCAAATGGGCAGCGGCACACATTGTTAAGCGTATCAATGCATTTAAACCAACTGCAGAACGTCCGTTTGTTCTAGGTCTACCAACTGGTAGTACTCCTCTTGAAACTTACAAAGCCCTAATCGAGCTTTATAATGCAGGTGAAGTAAGCTTCAAGCATGTTGTAACTTTCAATATGGACGAGTATGTCGGTCTACCAGCGGATCACCCTGAATCTTACCGTACATTCATGTACACCAATTTCTTCAACCACGTTGATATCCAAGAGCAAAACATTAACTTGCTTGACGGTACTTCTGATGATCACGACGCGGTATGTAAGCGTTACGAAGAGAAAATCAAATCTTACAGCAAAATTAACCTATTCATGGGTGGCGTAGGTAATGATGGTCATATCGCATTCAACGAGCCAGCATCTTCACTATCTTCACGTACACGTATCAAAACACTGACTGAAGATACACGTATCGCGAACTCTCGTTTCTTCGGTGGTGATGTAAGTCAAGTGCCAAAATACGCACTGACTATCGGTGTGGGTACTCTACTGGACGCAGAAGAACTGCTTATCCTAGCGATGGGTCACAACAAAGCATTAGCAGTTGAAGCTGCGGTTGAAGGTTGTGTAAACCACCTATGGACAGTAAGTGCTCTGCAACTTCATCCAAAAGCAATCATCGTATGTGATGATCAAGCGACACAAGAGTTGAAAGTGAAAACTGTTCGTTACTTTAACGAGCTAGAAGCAGAAAACATCAAAGGCTTCTAA
- a CDS encoding DUF3081 domain-containing protein — protein MKNELDPTKILHAYETIIEHGTPTEHGKIYEGVEAFSDYDGYSIYLRGNGVELKVGFHNTYHLEYDQEHLKETFLKKVAMLAK, from the coding sequence ATGAAGAACGAACTTGATCCAACCAAAATACTACATGCGTATGAGACAATTATAGAACACGGTACGCCGACCGAGCATGGCAAAATCTATGAGGGTGTAGAGGCTTTTTCTGACTACGATGGATACAGTATTTACTTACGTGGTAATGGCGTAGAGCTCAAAGTTGGATTCCATAACACCTACCATCTTGAATATGACCAAGAACATTTGAAAGAAACCTTTTTGAAGAAGGTTGCTATGTTAGCCAAATAG
- the maoP gene encoding DUF413 domain-containing protein, which yields MFETAFRLGKKRFYDTKKFPRGFAKSGDFTLAEEDILTLYGETLSGLEAGTLQPENAEEQQFLKVLDNPELAASKIEKAWLKYVRLARGRKRFHTLNGRNKLDASSDDYTDTDDEPSLTEEG from the coding sequence ATGTTTGAGACTGCATTTCGTTTAGGAAAAAAACGTTTTTACGACACGAAAAAGTTCCCACGCGGATTCGCGAAATCCGGTGATTTCACTCTTGCAGAAGAGGATATTCTAACACTTTACGGTGAAACTCTATCTGGCTTGGAAGCTGGTACTCTGCAACCTGAAAACGCGGAAGAACAACAATTTTTAAAAGTGTTGGATAATCCAGAATTAGCAGCAAGCAAAATCGAAAAAGCATGGTTGAAATACGTGCGTTTGGCTCGCGGTCGTAAACGCTTCCATACATTGAATGGTCGCAACAAACTTGACGCTTCATCAGATGATTACACAGATACTGATGACGAGCCTAGCTTAACCGAGGAAGGTTAA
- a CDS encoding LysR family transcriptional regulator translates to MDVKVFRTFLELAQVRHFGRAAENLYLTQAAVSARIKQLESYFDTQLFTRDRNNIKLTSAGERLVSYAEVMVTTLQQAKFELSLENGQALQLTIGGTPNIWDAYLQNCLSVVTDAFSGYAFMAEVMGREQLSRQLLERTLDMAFAFDQIKAEELNCKKVADLVLVLVSTQNDTLESVFQNRYVYVDWGSRFAAEHADRHPKAPAPFLRTSTARIALDFILEKGGSAYLPTSIVEPFIASGELNLIPGVEEWHRPVYLSYRKNSSTIEAIGHVEELVKKIDPLTAYSIQRAGEASL, encoded by the coding sequence ATGGACGTAAAAGTCTTTCGTACTTTTCTTGAGTTGGCTCAAGTACGCCATTTTGGTCGTGCTGCTGAAAACCTATATTTAACTCAAGCGGCTGTAAGTGCACGTATTAAACAATTAGAAAGCTATTTTGACACGCAACTTTTCACTCGTGACCGCAACAACATTAAGTTGACGTCTGCGGGGGAGCGTTTGGTCAGTTATGCCGAGGTCATGGTGACGACCTTGCAGCAGGCTAAATTTGAACTTTCTTTAGAAAATGGTCAAGCGTTGCAATTGACGATCGGTGGGACCCCGAACATATGGGATGCGTATTTACAGAACTGTTTGAGTGTCGTAACCGATGCATTTAGTGGATATGCGTTTATGGCTGAAGTGATGGGTCGCGAACAGTTAAGTCGACAGTTGCTAGAACGCACATTAGACATGGCCTTTGCTTTTGATCAGATTAAAGCGGAAGAGCTGAACTGCAAGAAAGTTGCAGATCTGGTTTTAGTGCTGGTCTCGACACAAAATGACACATTAGAGTCGGTATTTCAGAATCGCTATGTTTACGTCGACTGGGGTTCGCGCTTTGCGGCAGAGCATGCAGACAGACACCCTAAGGCACCAGCGCCATTTTTACGCACATCAACAGCGCGTATAGCATTGGACTTCATTTTGGAGAAAGGAGGTAGCGCTTACCTTCCGACATCGATTGTTGAGCCTTTTATTGCCTCTGGTGAGCTCAATTTGATTCCTGGAGTTGAAGAGTGGCATCGACCTGTTTATTTAAGCTATCGTAAAAACAGCTCTACTATCGAAGCTATCGGTCATGTAGAAGAGTTGGTGAAGAAGATCGACCCTCTCACCGCTTATAGTATTCAGCGTGCTGGCGAAGCGAGTTTGTAA
- a CDS encoding DoxX family protein produces the protein MSALKKLLASNAGFAPLALRLPISIIFMAHGSQKLFGWFGGYGLQGTGQWMASIGLEPGVLMAFLAGSGEFFGGLFILIGLLTRPAAAVLAFTMIVAIFSTHFSNGLFLSNGGYEFGLALLAASVSLAISGAGKLSVDSLLSKSSQ, from the coding sequence ATGTCAGCTCTTAAAAAACTCCTAGCATCAAATGCAGGATTTGCTCCACTTGCTTTGCGTCTTCCTATTAGCATCATTTTCATGGCGCACGGCTCACAGAAACTTTTCGGTTGGTTTGGTGGCTACGGTCTTCAAGGCACAGGTCAATGGATGGCATCAATTGGCTTAGAACCAGGCGTGTTAATGGCATTCCTTGCGGGTAGCGGTGAATTCTTTGGTGGTTTATTCATTCTGATCGGTTTACTGACTCGCCCGGCAGCAGCTGTTCTTGCTTTCACTATGATTGTGGCTATCTTCAGTACACACTTTAGCAATGGCTTGTTTCTCTCTAACGGCGGCTATGAGTTTGGTTTAGCACTACTGGCGGCATCCGTTTCTCTAGCTATCTCCGGTGCTGGCAAATTGAGTGTAGATAGTCTGCTAAGTAAGTCATCTCAGTAA
- a CDS encoding DNA-3-methyladenine glycosylase 2 family protein: MSIEAEAVLTHEQCQKARLSRDARFDGQFYVAVKTTGIFCRPICPANLPKEENVEYFLNQAQALQAGYRPCLRCRPDSAPSSWAWKGVETTFIRALSMIDSGELQSHKLSELSDRLGISDRYLRQLFQTHLGMSPKQYAQYHQLMFAKQLLHNSKMSITDIGFACGFNSTRRFNDAFSKVLQLTPSQVRKERASVTAKNQLSLAFRGPFDWAHMLAFYRLRAIQGLETVDDNSYARHVRLGQGKGWFKATKNSETHLDIEFELESMTDLRQLVVKLRRLFDLDVDIVAVEKQLEQAAPGLIKTSGIRIPGVWNAWEAGVRAILGQQVSIKAAIGQLNLLVAHLKQPNESTTFPSPEQVANADLSFLRMPQSRKDTLSRFAQYMQDHFDGDVEHWLKLKGIGPWTVNYARLRGLSDSNCFLDTDLVVKKALAGYPQLNKQQVAPWGSYATFHCWNQIT; the protein is encoded by the coding sequence ATGTCGATAGAAGCAGAAGCCGTTCTGACTCATGAACAGTGCCAAAAGGCTCGTCTAAGCAGAGACGCTCGTTTTGACGGTCAATTTTATGTGGCAGTGAAGACCACTGGCATATTCTGTCGACCTATCTGTCCGGCAAATTTACCGAAGGAAGAGAACGTAGAATATTTCCTAAACCAAGCCCAAGCCCTTCAAGCGGGATATCGGCCTTGTTTGCGCTGCCGCCCAGACAGTGCACCAAGCTCTTGGGCATGGAAGGGGGTGGAAACCACCTTCATTCGCGCCCTATCTATGATTGACAGTGGTGAGCTGCAAAGTCATAAGCTTAGTGAGCTGTCAGATCGTTTAGGAATATCCGATCGTTACCTGCGTCAGCTCTTTCAAACACATCTCGGAATGTCGCCTAAACAGTATGCGCAGTATCATCAGCTGATGTTTGCGAAACAGCTGCTACACAACAGCAAAATGTCGATAACCGATATCGGTTTTGCTTGTGGCTTTAACAGCACACGGCGGTTTAATGATGCTTTCAGTAAAGTATTGCAACTGACACCTTCTCAGGTACGTAAAGAACGCGCCTCAGTCACGGCTAAAAATCAGCTCTCACTTGCTTTTAGAGGGCCTTTTGATTGGGCACATATGTTGGCATTTTATCGTTTGAGAGCGATTCAGGGGCTAGAAACGGTTGATGACAATAGCTACGCTCGACACGTTAGATTAGGTCAAGGAAAGGGCTGGTTTAAAGCAACGAAAAACTCAGAGACACACTTAGATATTGAGTTTGAACTGGAATCTATGACGGATCTGCGGCAGTTAGTGGTTAAACTCAGACGTTTGTTTGACTTAGATGTTGATATCGTCGCGGTTGAAAAGCAATTAGAGCAGGCTGCGCCGGGATTAATCAAAACTTCTGGTATTCGAATTCCTGGAGTATGGAATGCATGGGAAGCGGGAGTCAGAGCGATTTTAGGTCAGCAGGTTTCGATTAAAGCCGCGATTGGGCAGCTTAACTTGCTGGTTGCTCATCTGAAACAACCGAATGAAAGTACCACCTTTCCTTCACCTGAACAGGTTGCTAATGCCGATCTTTCATTTTTACGCATGCCTCAAAGCCGCAAAGATACCTTGAGTCGCTTTGCTCAATACATGCAAGACCATTTTGATGGAGACGTTGAGCATTGGCTCAAATTAAAAGGCATCGGCCCATGGACAGTCAATTATGCACGTTTAAGAGGGTTATCAGACAGTAATTGTTTTCTGGATACTGATCTTGTGGTCAAGAAAGCGCTCGCGGGATACCCGCAATTAAACAAACAGCAAGTAGCGCCTTGGGGAAGCTACGCAACTTTTCACTGTTGGAACCAAATAACATGA
- a CDS encoding methylated-DNA--[protein]-cysteine S-methyltransferase, producing MNYYTYYQSPHGQMTIQANDTGLLGAWFEIQTTQPQELGAYSDEHAILNQTKIQFEEYFSGRRTQFDLPLAAKGTDFQQSVWQALCKIPYGETWSYQQLADEIGNPKAVRAVGLANGKNPISVIVPCHRVIGKNGKLTGYAGGVETKEKLLQLERSK from the coding sequence ATGAACTACTACACCTACTATCAAAGCCCACATGGACAGATGACAATACAAGCCAATGATACAGGCTTGCTTGGCGCTTGGTTTGAAATACAGACCACACAACCGCAGGAGCTGGGGGCGTACAGCGATGAACATGCTATTTTGAATCAAACTAAGATTCAGTTTGAGGAATATTTTTCAGGCCGTCGCACTCAGTTTGACTTACCACTGGCAGCAAAAGGTACCGATTTTCAGCAGTCGGTTTGGCAAGCGCTATGTAAAATTCCTTACGGAGAGACTTGGAGCTACCAGCAACTTGCAGATGAAATCGGTAATCCTAAAGCAGTGAGGGCAGTCGGTTTAGCTAATGGGAAAAACCCTATTTCAGTCATCGTTCCGTGCCATCGAGTAATTGGTAAGAACGGTAAACTAACTGGCTATGCAGGTGGCGTTGAAACCAAAGAAAAACTGTTGCAGCTAGAACGATCCAAATAA
- the nhaD gene encoding sodium:proton antiporter NhaD, whose product MRCLPHWLFALFTLLFSASSMASGEANHGLNLTHSYFGYAAVTIFVFAYVLVTLEEYLKLRKSKPVLLAAGVIWAMIGYVYQQQGATEIAREALEYNLLEYAELLLFLLVAMTYISAMEERRLFDALKAWMVSKGFNYRTLFWITGLLAFFISPIADNLTTALLMCAVVLKVGGNHRQFVNIACINIVVAANAGGAFSPFGDITTLMVWQAGHVSFSQFLNLFLPSIVNYMVPALIMSFFVPKETPDTVNEHVELKRGARRIILLFVLTIATAVSFHSLFHFPPVMGMMMGLAYLQFFGYFLRKTLAGSLAKKTAKAIANNDEAALKRIGSVVPFDVFRRISQAEWDTLLFFYGVVMCVGGLSLLGYLTMISEVIYTQWDPMWANITVGVLSSIIDNIPVMFAVLSMEPYMSLGNWLLVTLAAGVGGSLLSIGSAAGVALMGAAHGQYTFFGHLKWAPVIILGYAASITLHLMLNHSLFNIFL is encoded by the coding sequence ATGCGTTGCTTGCCCCATTGGCTATTTGCCCTTTTCACCCTTTTATTCTCTGCCTCAAGCATGGCGTCTGGTGAGGCTAATCATGGTTTGAATTTGACCCACTCCTATTTTGGTTATGCGGCTGTAACTATCTTCGTGTTCGCTTATGTTCTCGTAACGCTTGAAGAGTATTTGAAGCTCAGAAAATCTAAACCTGTATTGCTCGCCGCGGGTGTCATTTGGGCGATGATTGGCTATGTCTATCAGCAACAAGGGGCAACGGAGATCGCTCGTGAAGCACTCGAATACAATCTTTTGGAATACGCAGAGCTGTTGTTGTTCCTCTTGGTCGCAATGACTTACATCAGTGCAATGGAAGAACGTCGGCTTTTCGATGCGTTAAAGGCGTGGATGGTTAGCAAAGGGTTCAACTATCGAACACTATTCTGGATAACAGGCTTGCTGGCCTTTTTTATCTCCCCTATTGCCGACAACTTGACCACTGCGCTTCTGATGTGCGCCGTGGTTTTGAAAGTCGGAGGAAATCATCGCCAATTTGTCAATATCGCCTGTATTAACATTGTTGTTGCTGCAAACGCTGGCGGCGCATTCAGCCCTTTTGGCGATATCACCACATTAATGGTGTGGCAGGCAGGACACGTGAGTTTCTCTCAATTCTTAAATCTGTTTCTGCCTTCAATCGTCAACTACATGGTTCCAGCGTTAATCATGTCTTTCTTCGTCCCTAAAGAAACACCCGATACCGTCAATGAACATGTTGAATTAAAACGGGGAGCGAGACGCATCATACTGTTGTTCGTTCTAACCATTGCCACAGCAGTCAGTTTCCATAGCCTATTCCATTTCCCACCAGTGATGGGGATGATGATGGGCTTAGCTTATCTGCAATTTTTCGGCTATTTCTTGCGTAAAACTCTGGCAGGATCTTTGGCGAAGAAAACCGCTAAGGCAATCGCCAACAACGACGAAGCAGCACTCAAACGCATTGGTTCGGTAGTGCCTTTTGATGTGTTTAGACGAATTTCACAAGCAGAATGGGACACTCTATTGTTTTTCTACGGAGTCGTCATGTGTGTCGGCGGCCTGAGTCTATTAGGCTATCTAACTATGATTTCAGAAGTGATTTACACCCAGTGGGACCCTATGTGGGCCAATATTACTGTGGGCGTTCTCTCTTCCATCATAGATAACATCCCTGTGATGTTCGCGGTACTTTCGATGGAGCCTTACATGTCACTTGGAAACTGGTTGTTAGTGACCCTGGCGGCCGGTGTCGGTGGTAGCCTGCTATCGATTGGTTCAGCTGCTGGCGTGGCTCTGATGGGGGCGGCCCATGGTCAGTATACCTTCTTTGGTCATTTGAAATGGGCACCTGTCATCATCTTAGGTTATGCCGCGAGTATTACTTTGCATCTCATGCTTAACCATTCGCTGTTTAATATTTTCTTATAA
- a CDS encoding anion permease, translated as MISSANSRLLLLALLGVILWFVPVPDGLTDNAWQMMVIFVITVLSLILAPLPLGAMALIGLVACTVLGVLPIKTALSGFANPTIWMIAAAFFISRGFISTGFGRRVGYWFISKLGHNSLGLAYGLVLTDLLFAPATPSTTARCGGIISPLFRSVASAYDSDPEKGTENKIGAFLVQCIFQCNAITCAMFLTSMAGNPLAANFAKEQGVEITWGGWALAAIVPSALCLFLIPLVMYYVFPPELKKTPEMRALAKQHLADMGAMSRAEWMVGITFLGMVTLWVLGPTLGLHATVTALLGLVFLLITRTITWDAVLGEKEAWHTITWFAVLVMMAAQLNSLGFIKWFGDYVSSSLSGFGWVATIAILLLVYYYSHYLMASAMAHISAMYSAFLAIAISAGAPPMLAAIVLGIFSNLYMSTTHYSSGPAPILFGAGYHSLQNWWKIGFVFSLIVIPIFFFVGGAWWKILGMW; from the coding sequence ATGATTTCTTCGGCTAACTCAAGGTTGCTTTTACTAGCATTACTCGGCGTCATTTTATGGTTCGTTCCCGTACCAGATGGCTTAACAGACAACGCATGGCAAATGATGGTTATTTTCGTCATAACCGTTCTTAGCCTAATACTTGCACCACTGCCCTTAGGTGCAATGGCTTTAATCGGACTGGTCGCTTGTACCGTTTTAGGTGTGCTGCCGATTAAAACCGCGCTTAGCGGTTTCGCCAACCCAACTATTTGGATGATTGCGGCGGCGTTCTTTATTTCACGTGGCTTCATCAGTACAGGCTTTGGGCGCCGTGTCGGTTACTGGTTTATCTCTAAACTGGGCCATAACTCGCTGGGCCTCGCTTACGGTTTAGTCCTAACGGACCTTCTTTTCGCACCAGCGACACCAAGTACCACTGCACGTTGTGGCGGTATTATTTCTCCACTTTTCCGCTCTGTCGCATCTGCCTATGACTCTGATCCTGAAAAAGGAACAGAAAACAAAATTGGTGCTTTCCTTGTTCAATGTATCTTCCAATGTAATGCGATTACCTGTGCAATGTTCTTGACGTCTATGGCGGGTAACCCACTCGCTGCAAACTTTGCTAAGGAACAAGGCGTTGAAATTACATGGGGTGGATGGGCGTTAGCGGCTATCGTTCCTAGTGCATTATGTCTGTTCTTGATTCCGCTGGTGATGTACTACGTGTTCCCACCAGAGCTTAAGAAAACACCAGAAATGCGTGCATTGGCAAAACAGCACCTTGCTGACATGGGCGCAATGAGTCGTGCGGAATGGATGGTCGGCATTACTTTCCTAGGCATGGTTACTCTTTGGGTTCTTGGTCCGACTTTAGGTTTACACGCAACCGTAACCGCACTGTTAGGTCTAGTATTCTTACTGATCACTCGTACCATCACCTGGGATGCAGTTCTTGGTGAAAAAGAAGCGTGGCATACCATTACTTGGTTTGCAGTGTTGGTAATGATGGCAGCGCAACTTAACAGTCTTGGCTTTATCAAATGGTTTGGCGATTACGTAAGCAGCTCACTGTCTGGTTTCGGATGGGTAGCCACCATAGCGATTCTGCTGCTGGTTTACTACTACAGCCACTATTTAATGGCGAGTGCAATGGCACACATCAGCGCTATGTACTCTGCATTCCTTGCGATTGCCATTTCGGCAGGCGCTCCACCAATGCTGGCGGCTATTGTTCTGGGTATTTTCAGTAACCTTTATATGTCAACAACCCACTACTCTTCTGGTCCTGCTCCTATTCTGTTTGGTGCTGGTTACCATTCACTACAAAACTGGTGGAAGATTGGTTTCGTGTTCTCACTCATCGTTATCCCGATCTTCTTCTTTGTGGGCGGCGCATGGTGGAAAATTTTGGGCATGTGGTAA